A window of Flavobacterium flavigenum contains these coding sequences:
- a CDS encoding ribulokinase, giving the protein MKNYVIGLDYGTDSVRAVLIDTENGQELASNVSHYKRWKNKQYCDASINQFRQHPLDHIEGLEITIQNVVKESKVDPAAIKGICIDTTGSSPVPVTKDGIPLALTKGFEENPNAMMVLWKDHTAINEANEINELAVSWGGENVTKYVGGIYSSEWFWAKILHIAREDEAVRNAAHTWLEHCDLMTYLLIEDKDLKTFKRSRCAAGHKAMWHQDWNGLPPVEFLEKLHPYLAALRVNLYDETYTSDLVAGKLSKEWADRLGLTTDTVVAVGTFDAHSGAVGAKIGENTLVRVMGTSTCDILVGSYDEVGTKNVRGICGQVDGSVIPGYIGLEAGQSAFGDLLAWYKELLMWPTEQLLGSSSILNDAQKEQLREEFSDKLIVELTKEAEKIPLSESVPTALDWINGRRTPDANQEVKSAISNLSLGSKAPHIFKALVNAICFGSKKIVDRFEEEGVKIDSVIGIGGVARKSPFIMQTLANVLNKPIKVALSDQAPALGAAIYAAVASGIYPNVIEASQKMGSPFESEYTPQLDKVAAYNKLLIAYERLSAFADPSIKITENEFSL; this is encoded by the coding sequence ATGAAAAACTATGTTATAGGATTAGATTACGGAACAGATTCTGTTCGTGCAGTGCTTATAGACACTGAAAATGGACAGGAACTGGCATCAAATGTTTCTCATTATAAAAGATGGAAAAACAAACAATATTGTGACGCTTCTATAAATCAGTTTCGTCAGCATCCTCTGGATCATATTGAAGGACTGGAAATTACCATTCAAAATGTTGTTAAAGAAAGCAAAGTTGATCCTGCCGCCATAAAAGGAATCTGTATTGATACCACAGGATCTTCTCCGGTTCCGGTTACAAAAGATGGAATTCCACTGGCTTTGACAAAAGGTTTTGAGGAAAATCCAAATGCAATGATGGTGTTGTGGAAAGATCATACTGCCATAAATGAAGCAAACGAAATCAATGAACTGGCAGTAAGCTGGGGCGGTGAAAATGTAACAAAATATGTAGGTGGAATCTATTCATCAGAATGGTTTTGGGCAAAAATCCTGCACATTGCCAGAGAAGATGAGGCCGTAAGAAACGCAGCCCACACCTGGTTAGAGCACTGCGATTTAATGACCTATTTATTAATTGAAGATAAAGATTTAAAAACATTCAAAAGAAGTCGTTGTGCAGCAGGTCACAAAGCCATGTGGCACCAGGACTGGAACGGACTTCCTCCTGTTGAATTCTTAGAAAAACTACATCCATATTTAGCTGCACTTCGTGTCAATTTATACGATGAAACCTATACTTCAGATTTGGTAGCCGGAAAATTGAGCAAAGAATGGGCTGACCGTTTAGGACTTACGACAGATACAGTTGTAGCTGTTGGAACTTTCGACGCACATTCTGGAGCAGTTGGGGCTAAAATTGGCGAAAATACTTTGGTACGTGTAATGGGAACTTCGACTTGTGATATTTTAGTTGGTTCTTATGATGAAGTAGGCACCAAAAACGTTCGCGGTATCTGCGGTCAGGTTGACGGATCTGTGATTCCGGGCTATATCGGTCTTGAAGCAGGTCAGTCTGCTTTTGGAGATTTACTGGCCTGGTACAAAGAATTGCTAATGTGGCCAACAGAACAATTGTTAGGTTCTTCATCCATTTTAAATGATGCTCAAAAAGAACAATTAAGAGAAGAATTCAGTGATAAATTAATCGTAGAATTAACCAAAGAAGCTGAAAAAATTCCATTGTCTGAAAGTGTACCAACCGCTTTAGACTGGATCAACGGACGCAGAACCCCGGATGCAAATCAGGAAGTAAAAAGCGCCATTTCAAACTTATCATTAGGATCAAAAGCACCTCATATTTTTAAAGCTTTAGTAAACGCAATCTGTTTTGGATCTAAAAAAATCGTGGATCGTTTTGAAGAAGAAGGGGTAAAAATTGACAGCGTTATCGGTATCGGTGGTGTTGCCCGTAAATCGCCTTTCATCATGCAGACTTTGGCAAACGTTTTAAACAAGCCAATTAAAGTAGCCCTGTCAGATCAGGCACCGGCTTTGGGAGCTGCAATTTATGCCGCTGTCGCTTCCGGGATTTATCCAAATGTAATTGAAGCCAGTCAAAAAATGGGAAGTCCTTTTGAAAGTGAGTACACACCACAACTTGACAAAGTAGCAGCTTACAATAAACTGCTTATTGCTTACGAACGGTTAAGTGCTTTTGCAGATCCATCTATTAAAATTACAGAAAATGAGTTCTCTTTATAA
- a CDS encoding O-antigen ligase family protein, with amino-acid sequence MYCFIQYSGFVKSQNNDFKVTGSWENPNVTAMFLALTVPFFLYLLKRKNKKIILAGFVISISALLMLKCRAAFIGTIVSIIVFYSLEYRLADWAKNKKNNLSVKAFLVLSLIISVSACSYLYNSKKDSADGRKFIWKLSSVMAMEKPLTGYGYGSFEKEYNLFQANYIKKGNATPEELVNAGPVIMPHNELLLHAVEGGFIGVLLISLFFGSLLFTIRQKNKDNPENSEDKITKVPENSFFNLGYAGTISFIAMSMVNSTTQIIPLMCLLMIYAAMICSTTEPVSVFKGISFFKTDQFLIIFKACTISASSFLLYQVIILASADRQNKKAKLLKETGNYEQSWQILASLEPALKENSDYWQNYGHLYFKMQRFPEASVCFEKAKKFSSLPPVYLGSGKIYHKLKQYPHAVQEYETLVALYPSKFLYRMLLLEMYLKNKNIPNAISLAEEIIRLKPKIPSEKVGRYKSHCRALLIKLGVPKNIKKIQTQ; translated from the coding sequence TTGTATTGTTTTATACAGTATTCAGGCTTTGTAAAAAGTCAGAATAACGATTTCAAAGTTACGGGCAGTTGGGAAAACCCTAATGTTACAGCCATGTTCCTGGCGCTTACTGTGCCTTTTTTCCTGTATTTACTGAAGCGAAAAAACAAGAAAATAATTCTGGCCGGATTTGTTATTTCAATTTCTGCGCTTTTGATGCTTAAATGCCGTGCTGCGTTTATTGGGACAATAGTTTCCATTATTGTTTTCTACAGTTTAGAATACCGGCTCGCAGATTGGGCAAAAAATAAGAAAAACAACCTCAGCGTAAAGGCGTTTCTGGTTTTAAGTCTGATCATTAGTGTTTCAGCCTGCTCTTATTTATACAATTCGAAAAAAGATTCAGCCGATGGAAGGAAATTTATCTGGAAACTATCAAGTGTTATGGCGATGGAGAAACCACTTACCGGCTACGGATATGGTTCCTTTGAAAAAGAATACAATTTGTTCCAGGCCAATTATATAAAAAAAGGCAATGCAACACCTGAAGAATTAGTCAATGCTGGTCCTGTAATTATGCCCCATAATGAGTTGTTGTTACATGCTGTAGAAGGAGGCTTTATAGGAGTTTTATTGATTTCACTATTTTTTGGTTCCCTTCTTTTTACCATAAGACAAAAAAACAAAGACAACCCGGAAAACTCGGAGGATAAAATCACGAAAGTTCCGGAAAACAGCTTTTTTAATTTAGGTTATGCAGGAACCATCAGCTTTATAGCCATGTCAATGGTCAATTCTACTACCCAAATAATACCATTAATGTGTTTGTTGATGATTTATGCCGCTATGATTTGTAGCACTACAGAACCTGTTTCAGTTTTTAAAGGCATTTCTTTCTTTAAAACAGATCAATTTTTAATAATCTTTAAAGCATGTACAATCTCGGCCAGCTCCTTTTTGCTCTATCAGGTTATAATACTGGCCTCTGCAGACAGACAAAATAAAAAAGCAAAACTCCTGAAAGAAACAGGCAATTACGAACAATCATGGCAAATTCTGGCCAGTCTCGAGCCTGCGTTAAAAGAAAACAGTGATTATTGGCAAAATTATGGGCATCTGTACTTTAAAATGCAACGTTTTCCTGAAGCGTCAGTCTGTTTTGAGAAAGCAAAAAAATTCAGTTCACTACCTCCAGTATATTTAGGCAGCGGAAAAATCTACCATAAACTAAAACAATATCCTCATGCAGTTCAGGAATATGAAACACTCGTTGCATTATACCCCTCAAAATTTTTATACCGAATGCTATTGCTTGAGATGTATTTAAAAAACAAAAATATTCCCAATGCAATTTCGCTTGCGGAGGAAATCATCAGACTCAAACCAAAAATACCATCTGAAAAAGTGGGTCGGTATAAAAGCCACTGTAGGGCTTTACTGATAAAATTAGGCGTACCTAAAAACATAAAAAAAATTCAGACCCAATAA
- a CDS encoding L-ribulose-5-phosphate 4-epimerase, with protein MSSLYKDLKQECYEANMQLNALNLVVYTFGNVSAVDRKNGVFAIKPSGVPYEDLKPEDIVIVDFDNNIIEGTMRPSSDTKTHAYLYKNWPNIGGVAHTHATYSVAWAQSQRDIPIFGTTHADHLTADIPCAPPMADSLIEGNYEHNTGIQILDCFKEKNLSYEEVEMVLIGNHGPFAWGKNAAKAVYNSKVLEVVAEMAYLTLQINPNAPRLKDSLIKKHYNRKHGKDSYYGQ; from the coding sequence ATGAGTTCTCTTTATAAAGATTTAAAACAAGAATGCTACGAAGCCAACATGCAGTTAAATGCATTGAATCTGGTAGTGTATACTTTTGGAAATGTAAGTGCAGTTGACAGAAAAAATGGTGTTTTTGCCATTAAGCCAAGCGGTGTTCCTTACGAAGATTTAAAGCCTGAAGATATTGTGATTGTTGATTTTGACAACAATATCATAGAAGGAACAATGCGTCCGTCATCAGACACCAAAACGCATGCTTACTTATACAAAAACTGGCCAAACATTGGAGGCGTTGCACACACACACGCAACCTATTCAGTAGCCTGGGCGCAATCTCAGCGAGATATTCCAATCTTTGGGACAACACATGCAGATCACTTAACTGCTGATATTCCGTGTGCTCCGCCAATGGCAGATTCGCTTATCGAAGGAAACTACGAACACAATACCGGAATTCAGATTTTGGATTGCTTTAAAGAAAAAAATCTTTCCTACGAAGAAGTAGAGATGGTTTTGATAGGAAACCACGGTCCGTTTGCCTGGGGAAAAAATGCAGCAAAAGCGGTTTACAACAGCAAGGTTTTAGAAGTCGTAGCCGAAATGGCGTACCTGACTTTACAAATAAACCCGAATGCACCAAGACTGAAAGATTCATTGATAAAGAAACATTACAACCGTAAACACGGAAAAGATTCGTATTACGGACAGTAA
- a CDS encoding alpha-N-arabinofuranosidase encodes MKKNLLFLFVALSLQTISAQNQTTIIAIKNDAGAPTINKNIYGHFAEHLGRCIYGGFFVGDTSKIPNTKGVRNDIIAALKDLKIPNLRWPGGCFADTYHWKDGIGPQEQRPTIVNKWWGGVTEDNSFGTHDFLNMCEVLGAEPYLSGNVGSGTVQELADWVQYTNFSGKSPMSDLRRKNGRTEPWKVKFWGIGNEAWGCGGNMTAEYYAGEYRKFATFMSDWENTGGITRIASGSNGSDYNWTEVMMKNIPLNMLGGLGVHHYAVIDWNKKGDGVDFTELQYFQTMKSALKMEELVTKHAAIMDKYDPEKKVAMLVDEWGGWYEVEKGTNPGFLYQQNTMRDAVLAGATLNIFNNHADRVRMANLAQCVNVLQAVILTDKAKMITTPTYHVMKLYAVHQDAKLLPVSFQSPLYTVNGETLPAVSASASKDKNGAVHISLVNVDSKNKNKIEIDIKDLGVKNFTGSVITSSKLQDYNSFEAPNKIVPTVFKGFENKKGKLEITIPPFSVVVLEGK; translated from the coding sequence ATGAAAAAAAACCTTCTATTTTTATTTGTTGCACTTTCTTTACAAACGATTTCTGCACAAAACCAAACGACAATAATTGCCATAAAAAATGATGCGGGTGCTCCAACTATCAACAAAAATATTTATGGGCATTTTGCTGAACATTTAGGACGCTGCATTTATGGAGGTTTTTTTGTGGGAGATACTTCTAAAATACCCAATACTAAGGGAGTTCGAAACGACATTATTGCTGCTTTAAAAGATTTAAAAATTCCAAATCTAAGATGGCCTGGAGGTTGTTTTGCTGATACCTATCACTGGAAAGACGGAATTGGCCCTCAGGAACAAAGACCAACAATTGTAAATAAATGGTGGGGAGGCGTGACCGAAGATAATAGTTTTGGTACTCATGATTTTTTGAATATGTGTGAAGTTCTTGGAGCTGAGCCATACTTGTCAGGAAATGTAGGAAGCGGAACGGTTCAGGAATTAGCTGACTGGGTTCAGTACACCAATTTTAGCGGTAAAAGTCCGATGAGTGACTTACGCAGAAAAAATGGAAGAACAGAGCCATGGAAAGTTAAATTCTGGGGAATCGGAAATGAAGCATGGGGCTGTGGTGGAAATATGACTGCTGAATATTATGCAGGAGAATATAGAAAATTCGCCACTTTCATGTCCGATTGGGAAAACACAGGAGGCATTACACGTATTGCATCAGGTTCAAATGGTTCAGATTACAACTGGACCGAAGTGATGATGAAAAACATTCCTCTTAATATGCTGGGCGGCCTTGGTGTACATCATTATGCTGTAATTGACTGGAATAAAAAAGGAGACGGCGTAGATTTTACGGAACTGCAATATTTTCAAACGATGAAATCTGCTTTGAAAATGGAAGAACTTGTTACCAAACATGCTGCTATAATGGATAAATATGATCCTGAGAAAAAAGTAGCCATGCTGGTTGACGAATGGGGCGGATGGTATGAAGTAGAAAAAGGAACAAATCCAGGATTTTTATATCAGCAAAATACGATGAGAGATGCGGTTTTGGCCGGAGCAACGCTTAATATTTTCAATAATCATGCAGACAGGGTCCGTATGGCAAATTTAGCACAGTGTGTGAATGTGTTGCAGGCGGTAATTCTGACTGATAAAGCTAAAATGATTACAACACCAACGTATCATGTCATGAAATTATATGCGGTTCACCAGGATGCAAAATTATTACCTGTAAGCTTTCAATCACCTTTGTACACAGTTAATGGAGAAACCCTTCCGGCAGTATCAGCTTCCGCTTCAAAAGATAAAAATGGAGCAGTTCATATTTCTTTAGTAAATGTAGATTCAAAAAATAAAAATAAAATTGAAATAGATATAAAAGATCTGGGGGTTAAAAATTTCACAGGGTCTGTAATTACATCTTCAAAACTGCAGGATTACAACTCTTTCGAAGCACCAAATAAAATTGTACCAACCGTTTTTAAAGGTTTCGAAAATAAAAAAGGGAAATTAGAGATCACCATTCCACCTTTCTCAGTGGTTGTTTTAGAAGGAAAATAG
- a CDS encoding NUDIX hydrolase codes for MLNSYSSADKVLLAVDCIIFGFDHQGLKILLIKRDFEPERGKWSLIGGFLKRDEILDNAAIRILSTYTGLQDIYMEQLHAYSEIDRDPVDRTISVSYYALINIENHNTELIKNYHAEWFSVVDAPNLIFDHNEMVKHAIKRLRYRTSIKPIGFELLPEKFTMRQLLELYEAILSKELDKRNFISKINSLEILNKLDEKDMQSSRKGSYLYTFNKEKYEEKLLNDFVLNL; via the coding sequence ATGTTAAATAGTTATAGTTCTGCGGATAAGGTTTTATTAGCAGTCGATTGTATCATTTTTGGTTTCGATCATCAGGGATTAAAAATACTTTTAATTAAAAGGGATTTTGAACCTGAAAGAGGAAAATGGTCTTTAATTGGCGGATTCTTAAAACGTGATGAAATATTAGACAATGCCGCCATTCGTATTTTGAGTACCTATACCGGACTGCAGGATATCTATATGGAACAGCTGCACGCCTATAGCGAAATAGATCGTGACCCAGTCGACAGGACTATATCTGTATCTTATTATGCACTCATTAATATTGAAAACCATAATACAGAACTCATTAAAAACTATCATGCAGAATGGTTTAGCGTTGTAGATGCCCCTAACCTTATTTTTGACCACAACGAAATGGTTAAGCATGCCATTAAAAGGTTACGTTACAGAACTTCGATAAAACCAATTGGATTTGAATTACTGCCGGAAAAATTCACCATGCGACAATTGCTTGAATTGTATGAGGCAATTTTAAGCAAAGAATTAGACAAACGTAACTTTATCAGTAAGATTAATTCTTTAGAAATTTTAAACAAACTGGATGAAAAAGACATGCAGTCTTCCAGAAAAGGATCTTATTTATATACGTTCAATAAAGAAAAATACGAAGAAAAATTACTTAACGATTTTGTCCTGAATTTATAA
- a CDS encoding T9SS type A sorting domain-containing protein: MKRITRKAVLLLLLGTALSQAQENPDVKKSLLTARLQLTQGSKTYNPEQGIASYKQLANLGNAEAMNALGLIYNNGISVPVNEQEGIQWLEKAAEAGYAKASYNLGLLLKETTSPADQTKALIYFEKAAKTGYAKAYNSWGGMVMKGNGIPQNYPLALSIFKEGAEKGDPASIYSVGYMYYKGLGCAQDYSLAVQQFELGSQKGNLSAMYMLGLCFRNGYGVAIDSEKAKFWLSKSAARGLKKSETELAEPEAENANPHQTKTISQAIPEVINITQTEAPETFQKVKQAPITTNISGNYTGHLLRYDWSGQNIISKTPLQIDLTQDGIKLTGIWKEQAGDSVSFNAQIQENAIVFEDSKIDRTEHFYKDTVAAYQFKEAKLQLLQTDESLFIIGNLNLYNIKERENERPMYLILDKKQEKTATANEMFSSVVIYPNPVVSDFNLSFDLAKDIDATMSIYYITGRELYREQWNGLRAGQQTKTLALNAPPGYYLLRLTYGNEVKTTLLIKK, encoded by the coding sequence ATGAAGAGAATTACCCGAAAGGCGGTCTTACTCCTACTTCTGGGGACTGCGCTATCTCAGGCACAGGAAAATCCCGATGTCAAAAAGAGTTTATTGACAGCCCGATTACAATTGACGCAAGGCAGTAAAACCTACAATCCTGAACAGGGAATCGCCAGTTACAAGCAACTCGCAAACCTTGGCAATGCCGAAGCCATGAATGCTTTGGGACTGATTTATAACAACGGAATCAGCGTTCCCGTAAACGAGCAGGAAGGAATACAATGGCTGGAAAAAGCAGCCGAAGCAGGATATGCAAAAGCCTCGTATAACTTAGGGCTGTTGCTTAAAGAAACAACCAGTCCGGCAGATCAGACAAAAGCTTTGATTTATTTTGAAAAAGCAGCCAAAACAGGATATGCCAAAGCTTACAATAGCTGGGGAGGAATGGTTATGAAAGGAAATGGCATCCCACAAAATTATCCTTTGGCTTTAAGCATTTTTAAAGAAGGAGCAGAAAAGGGAGATCCGGCTTCTATCTACTCCGTTGGCTACATGTATTATAAAGGCTTAGGATGTGCACAAGACTACAGCCTTGCCGTACAGCAATTCGAATTAGGCTCACAAAAAGGCAATCTCTCTGCCATGTATATGCTGGGGCTGTGTTTCCGCAACGGCTATGGAGTAGCTATCGATAGCGAGAAAGCAAAATTCTGGTTAAGCAAATCGGCAGCCAGGGGATTAAAAAAATCTGAAACTGAACTGGCAGAACCGGAGGCTGAAAATGCAAATCCTCACCAAACCAAAACTATTTCGCAAGCCATTCCTGAGGTAATCAATATTACTCAAACAGAGGCTCCGGAAACTTTTCAGAAGGTAAAACAGGCCCCAATAACGACAAATATTTCAGGCAATTATACAGGGCATCTGCTGCGTTATGACTGGAGTGGACAAAATATCATCAGTAAAACACCTTTGCAGATCGACCTTACCCAGGATGGAATAAAGCTGACTGGAATATGGAAAGAACAAGCCGGTGACAGCGTTTCCTTTAATGCCCAAATACAGGAGAATGCCATTGTATTTGAAGATTCTAAAATAGACCGTACGGAACATTTCTACAAAGATACGGTAGCGGCTTATCAGTTTAAAGAGGCCAAATTACAATTGCTGCAAACCGATGAATCTTTATTTATCATTGGGAATCTAAATCTCTACAATATAAAGGAGCGTGAGAACGAAAGGCCCATGTATCTTATTTTAGATAAGAAACAGGAAAAAACAGCTACAGCTAACGAAATGTTCTCCTCTGTGGTCATATACCCAAATCCCGTTGTAAGCGATTTCAACCTGAGTTTTGATCTGGCAAAAGACATTGATGCTACTATGAGTATTTACTACATCACCGGAAGGGAATTGTACAGGGAACAATGGAATGGCCTGAGAGCCGGGCAACAAACCAAAACCCTGGCTTTGAATGCTCCTCCAGGATATTACCTGCTGCGACTTACGTACGGAAATGAAGTAAAAACCACACTTTTAATTAAAAAATAA
- a CDS encoding GntR family transcriptional regulator: MSIISIQNNLGLPKYKQIILSVEKAIDEEKLKKGDRLPSVNKVCLAFSLSRDTVLQAYDELKKRGIIYAIPGKGYYVKSIETSIKQKIFLLFDELNIFKEDIYNSFLKSIGKNVQVDIFFHHFNVPVFKKLINDSNGNYTKYIIMPTNLTGIIETIKTLPVNEVIILDQTNADLKMYPAIYQNHQKDIFEGLLKGKSRLGKYKKLILIFPGFREPLGMKTGFENFCTKYNFNYEIITQFTDHEIEIGDLYVIPNDRDLVGVIENARNQNLKLGTDFGIISYNETSLKKVVANGIATISTHFEDMGKILADMVLKAKNEQIENKSSLIMRNSL; this comes from the coding sequence ATGAGTATCATTTCGATTCAAAATAATCTGGGTTTGCCAAAATATAAACAGATAATTCTTTCAGTTGAAAAAGCAATTGATGAAGAAAAGCTAAAAAAAGGGGACAGGCTTCCTTCTGTAAATAAAGTATGCCTGGCATTTTCCTTATCTCGCGATACGGTTCTCCAGGCCTACGACGAGCTTAAAAAAAGGGGAATAATTTATGCTATTCCGGGCAAGGGCTATTATGTTAAAAGTATTGAAACCAGTATCAAACAGAAGATTTTTTTGCTTTTTGATGAACTTAATATTTTTAAAGAAGACATTTATAATTCTTTTTTAAAAAGTATTGGAAAAAATGTTCAGGTCGATATTTTTTTCCATCATTTTAATGTACCGGTCTTTAAAAAACTAATAAATGACAGTAATGGCAATTATACCAAATACATTATCATGCCGACCAACCTGACAGGTATAATTGAGACCATAAAAACCCTACCAGTAAACGAAGTGATTATCCTGGACCAGACCAATGCCGACTTAAAAATGTATCCTGCCATTTACCAAAATCACCAAAAAGATATTTTTGAAGGGCTTTTAAAAGGAAAATCAAGGCTGGGCAAATACAAAAAACTGATTTTAATTTTCCCCGGTTTCCGTGAGCCGTTAGGAATGAAAACCGGATTTGAAAATTTTTGTACAAAATATAATTTTAACTACGAAATCATCACTCAGTTCACTGATCATGAAATCGAAATTGGAGATTTATATGTGATTCCAAATGATCGTGACCTTGTTGGAGTAATTGAAAATGCAAGAAATCAGAACCTTAAATTAGGAACTGATTTTGGCATTATTTCATATAATGAAACTTCTTTAAAAAAAGTCGTAGCAAACGGAATCGCTACCATTTCGACCCATTTTGAAGATATGGGAAAAATACTGGCCGATATGGTACTTAAAGCAAAAAATGAACAGATAGAGAACAAATCGTCGCTGATTATGCGAAACTCACTTTAA
- a CDS encoding geranylgeranyl reductase family protein → MKVFDVAIIGSGPAGASAAFELSKSGISTVIIEKEMLPRYKTCGGGLVHRGRNNIPFDVASVVEKEFYEVDTYFSNTNIKLTTKRDKPIISMIMRDAFDNLIVEKAKENGVTLLQNHKVNSITFGETQTIHTSEGDIQAKFIIAGDGALSPIAKMAGWQETRTVIPALEYEIEVPLADFERLSKNVRFDVDAIPSGYGWCFPKKNHLSVGVCILVKANQKIDLKKYYAAYLKTLGITEIVKEDAHGFVIPVSPRTDTFVKKNVFLIGDSAGFADPVLAEGISNAILSGILAAQSIIEGKLDPVRSSELYHEKLENSILPEVKAGVTLAKIFYSKRVLRNFVAKNYGTVLSNAMTDIFMGTRTYPKDYKKKIWEKIKEAIF, encoded by the coding sequence ATGAAAGTATTTGATGTAGCCATCATTGGAAGCGGGCCTGCCGGAGCTTCTGCAGCTTTTGAATTATCGAAAAGCGGAATTTCCACTGTCATAATTGAGAAAGAAATGCTGCCAAGATATAAAACCTGTGGTGGTGGTTTGGTCCACAGAGGAAGAAACAATATTCCTTTTGATGTTGCATCAGTTGTTGAAAAGGAATTCTATGAAGTCGATACTTATTTTTCAAATACAAATATCAAACTCACGACAAAAAGAGACAAGCCCATCATTAGCATGATTATGCGTGATGCTTTTGATAATCTGATTGTAGAAAAAGCAAAAGAAAACGGCGTTACTCTTTTGCAAAACCATAAGGTTAACAGTATCACTTTCGGAGAAACTCAGACAATTCATACTTCTGAGGGCGATATACAGGCGAAATTTATTATTGCCGGAGATGGTGCCTTAAGTCCAATAGCTAAAATGGCAGGCTGGCAGGAAACCCGGACTGTTATCCCGGCTTTGGAATATGAGATAGAAGTTCCTCTGGCAGATTTTGAAAGATTATCAAAAAATGTGCGTTTTGATGTCGACGCTATTCCGAGTGGCTATGGCTGGTGTTTTCCTAAAAAAAATCATTTATCTGTAGGAGTTTGCATTTTGGTAAAAGCGAATCAGAAGATTGATTTGAAAAAATACTATGCAGCCTATTTAAAAACGTTGGGAATTACAGAAATTGTAAAAGAAGATGCACACGGATTTGTCATTCCGGTTTCTCCAAGAACGGATACTTTCGTCAAAAAGAATGTTTTTTTAATTGGCGACTCAGCAGGGTTTGCAGATCCTGTGTTGGCTGAAGGAATTTCAAACGCCATATTAAGCGGAATTTTAGCAGCACAATCTATTATAGAAGGTAAACTTGACCCTGTAAGGTCTTCAGAATTGTACCATGAAAAATTAGAAAACAGCATTTTACCAGAAGTAAAAGCGGGAGTCACATTAGCCAAAATTTTCTACAGCAAAAGGGTCTTGCGTAATTTCGTTGCCAAAAACTACGGTACTGTTTTATCCAATGCGATGACAGATATTTTTATGGGAACCAGAACTTATCCTAAAGATTATAAAAAGAAGATATGGGAAAAAATTAAGGAGGCTATTTTTTAA